Proteins from a single region of Vulgatibacter sp.:
- a CDS encoding PTS sugar transporter subunit IIA — protein MKITEFLSPDAVIGSLDAREKKDVLEELCRPLAARNPQYTAERLREVLEDREKLGSTGIGEGVAIPHGKLPGLPALTGTFGRSVEGVDFEAIDGKPTHLFFALFAPENSAGIHLKALARISRLFKNAQLRNAILKASDEREIFRLIADEDAKY, from the coding sequence ATGAAGATCACCGAGTTTCTCAGCCCCGACGCCGTGATCGGGTCCCTCGATGCGAGGGAGAAGAAGGACGTGCTCGAGGAGCTGTGCAGGCCCCTCGCTGCGCGAAATCCCCAGTACACCGCCGAGCGGCTTCGCGAGGTGCTCGAGGACCGGGAGAAGCTCGGCTCGACGGGCATCGGCGAAGGCGTGGCGATCCCCCACGGGAAGCTGCCCGGCCTGCCGGCGCTGACCGGCACCTTCGGCCGGTCGGTGGAGGGGGTCGACTTCGAGGCGATCGACGGCAAGCCCACCCACTTGTTCTTTGCGCTCTTTGCGCCGGAGAATTCGGCGGGGATCCACCTGAAGGCTTTGGCGCGGATCAGCCGTCTCTTCAAGAACGCGCAGCTTCGCAACGCGATCCTGAAGGCATCCGACGAGCGGGAGATCTTCCGGCTCATCGCCGACGAGGACGCGAAGTACTAG
- the rpoN gene encoding RNA polymerase factor sigma-54 produces the protein MGLELKQNLRMQQSLVMTPQLQQAIKLLQLSRMELESLIRDEIEQNPVLEENTSSLEQDRIEAVAEKPSIDRFEEAQLEPPNVARDATAQVSTDAQPNEIDWENYLNNYQLAPPTTSNKGLSDDLPSFEANLTRSTTLDEHLLGQARLADFTEEEGRVAEYILGNLDDDGYFRIEVEGDPLILAASQAGVSLAVANRALQKLQKLEPIGVCARDLQECLLIQARHWGEENSLVGQIIRHHLKHLETRNLKAIARDLKAELEDVIEAVKTIAEMNPKPGREYASDDAQYITPDVYVHKVGDEYVVVVNDDGLSKLKISSHYRDALKSGEAKANGAKDFIQEKLRSAQWLIRSIHQRQRTIFKVTESIVKFQKDFLDKGIKHLKPLILRDVAEDIGMHESTVSRVTTNKYVHTPQGIFELKYFFNSGIAKTGGDEVASEAVKDEIKKICAAEDSSKPYSDQKIVELLHDRGIEIARRTVAKYREMLGILPSSKRKKLY, from the coding sequence ATGGGCCTCGAGCTGAAGCAGAACCTCCGCATGCAGCAGTCGCTGGTGATGACGCCGCAGCTGCAGCAGGCGATCAAGCTCCTGCAGCTGTCGCGCATGGAGCTGGAGAGTCTGATCCGCGACGAGATCGAGCAGAACCCCGTCCTCGAGGAGAACACCTCGAGCCTCGAGCAGGACCGGATCGAGGCCGTGGCGGAGAAGCCCTCCATCGACCGCTTCGAGGAGGCGCAGCTCGAGCCGCCGAACGTGGCCCGCGACGCCACCGCGCAGGTGAGCACCGACGCCCAGCCCAACGAGATCGACTGGGAGAACTACCTCAACAACTACCAGCTCGCGCCGCCCACCACCTCGAACAAGGGCCTCTCCGACGACCTCCCCTCCTTCGAGGCGAACCTCACCCGCTCGACCACGCTCGACGAGCACCTCCTCGGGCAGGCGCGCCTCGCCGACTTCACCGAGGAGGAGGGCCGGGTCGCCGAGTACATCCTCGGCAACCTCGACGACGACGGCTACTTCCGCATCGAGGTCGAGGGCGATCCGCTCATCCTCGCCGCGTCGCAGGCGGGCGTGTCGCTGGCGGTCGCCAACCGGGCGCTGCAGAAGCTGCAGAAGCTCGAGCCGATCGGCGTCTGTGCCCGCGACCTGCAGGAGTGCCTGCTCATCCAGGCGCGCCACTGGGGCGAGGAGAACTCGCTGGTGGGGCAGATCATCCGCCACCACCTCAAGCACCTCGAGACCCGGAACCTGAAAGCGATCGCCCGCGATCTCAAGGCCGAGCTCGAGGACGTGATCGAGGCGGTGAAGACCATCGCCGAGATGAACCCGAAGCCGGGCCGCGAGTACGCGAGCGACGACGCGCAGTACATCACCCCCGACGTCTACGTGCACAAGGTCGGCGACGAGTACGTGGTCGTGGTCAACGACGACGGCCTCTCCAAGCTGAAGATCAGCTCGCACTACCGCGATGCGCTCAAGAGCGGGGAGGCCAAGGCCAACGGCGCCAAGGACTTCATCCAGGAGAAGCTCCGCTCGGCGCAGTGGCTGATCCGCTCGATCCACCAGCGGCAGCGCACGATCTTCAAGGTCACCGAGTCGATCGTGAAGTTCCAGAAGGACTTCCTCGACAAGGGGATCAAGCACCTCAAGCCCCTCATCCTCCGCGACGTGGCCGAGGACATCGGGATGCACGAGTCGACGGTCTCCCGCGTCACCACGAACAAGTACGTGCACACGCCGCAGGGGATCTTCGAGCTGAAGTATTTCTTCAACTCGGGCATCGCGAAGACGGGCGGCGACGAGGTGGCCAGCGAGGCGGTGAAGGACGAGATCAAAAAGATCTGCGCCGCCGAGGATTCGTCCAAGCCGTACTCCGATCAGAAGATCGTGGAGCTGCTCCACGACCGCGGCATCGAGATCGCGCGGCGCACGGTGGCGAAGTACCGGGAGATGCTGGGCATCCTCCCCTCGAGCAAGCGCAAGAAGCTCTATTGA
- the lptB gene encoding LPS export ABC transporter ATP-binding protein gives MQPKPVAVQAPPLVAEGLAKVYRGRRVVDGVNLSIRTGEVVGLLGPNGAGKSTTFNMVVGMVRPDAGRVQLGQADLTGMPMFKRARAGIGYLPQDASIFRKLTVRENFMAVLEGQKLTRAEMRERCDELIAEFGLQKVADSNGETLSGGERRRCEIARSLIPRPTYILFDEPFAGVDPINVGEIQKQIADLKHRGLGVLITDHNVRETLGICDRAYIIAAGRILEEGTPAQVAASERARAMYLGENFRLD, from the coding sequence ATGCAGCCGAAGCCTGTCGCCGTGCAGGCGCCGCCCCTCGTCGCCGAGGGATTGGCCAAGGTCTACCGTGGCCGCCGCGTCGTCGACGGCGTGAACCTCTCCATCCGCACCGGCGAGGTGGTGGGCCTGCTCGGTCCCAACGGCGCCGGCAAGTCGACCACCTTCAACATGGTGGTGGGCATGGTGCGGCCCGACGCGGGCCGGGTGCAGCTTGGGCAAGCCGACCTCACCGGGATGCCGATGTTCAAGCGCGCCCGCGCCGGGATCGGCTACCTGCCGCAGGACGCCTCGATCTTCCGCAAGCTCACCGTGCGCGAGAACTTCATGGCGGTGCTCGAGGGGCAGAAGCTCACCCGCGCCGAGATGCGCGAGCGCTGCGACGAGCTCATCGCCGAGTTCGGCCTGCAGAAGGTCGCCGACTCCAACGGCGAGACGCTCTCCGGCGGCGAGCGGCGGCGCTGTGAGATCGCGCGGTCCCTCATCCCGCGGCCGACCTACATCCTCTTCGACGAGCCCTTCGCCGGCGTCGATCCGATCAACGTCGGCGAGATCCAGAAGCAGATTGCAGACCTGAAGCACCGCGGCCTCGGCGTGCTCATCACCGACCACAACGTTCGGGAGACGCTGGGGATCTGTGACCGCGCGTACATCATCGCCGCCGGGAGGATTCTCGAAGAGGGGACGCCTGCACAGGTTGCTGCCTCCGAGCGCGCCAGGGCGATGTACCTCGGGGAGAACTTCCGCCTCGATTAG
- a CDS encoding LptA/OstA family protein yields MKSLLLAAALAAAPAAKSPAPIDIRSETLTVEHGKRRAVFAGGVVATRGDLTLECPEVVATYDAQSQVREVTCVGAITANQGERRMTAQRGVFDNATGLLTLEGEPTLTEGDRRLVGERLIYDANLAKAELTNVQGELPAAEAPNLPGAAGRGPLRVSAATVTHDFAGQRTVFSGGVTATRGDLVLRAPRLTASYDDEGQLAGAMTSGGDVTVRQRDRRGQAKRAVFTAGARTLVLQGEPQITEGASSLTGTKVTFLLGQDRVEVEKPRAVFPLGAALPGRSP; encoded by the coding sequence ATGAAGAGCCTGCTCCTCGCCGCCGCCCTCGCCGCAGCCCCGGCGGCGAAGTCCCCGGCACCGATCGACATCCGCTCCGAGACCCTCACCGTGGAGCACGGCAAGCGCCGCGCCGTCTTCGCCGGCGGCGTGGTCGCCACCCGCGGCGATCTCACCCTCGAGTGCCCCGAGGTGGTGGCCACCTACGACGCCCAGTCGCAGGTCCGTGAGGTCACCTGCGTGGGCGCGATCACCGCCAACCAGGGCGAGCGCCGGATGACCGCGCAGCGCGGCGTCTTCGACAACGCGACCGGCCTGCTCACCCTCGAAGGCGAGCCGACCCTCACCGAGGGCGACCGGCGCCTCGTCGGCGAGCGGCTGATCTACGACGCCAACCTGGCGAAGGCCGAGCTCACCAACGTCCAGGGCGAGCTCCCCGCAGCCGAGGCCCCGAACCTCCCCGGCGCCGCGGGCCGCGGCCCCCTGCGCGTCAGCGCCGCCACCGTGACCCACGACTTCGCTGGCCAGCGCACCGTCTTCAGCGGCGGCGTCACCGCCACCCGCGGCGACCTCGTCCTCCGCGCCCCGCGCCTCACCGCCAGCTACGACGACGAGGGCCAGCTCGCAGGCGCGATGACCTCGGGCGGCGACGTCACCGTGCGCCAGCGCGATCGCAGGGGCCAGGCCAAGCGCGCCGTCTTCACCGCCGGCGCCCGCACCCTCGTCCTGCAGGGCGAGCCGCAGATCACCGAAGGCGCCTCCTCGCTCACCGGCACGAAGGTCACCTTCCTGCTCGGCCAGGATCGGGTCGAGGTCGAAAAGCCCCGCGCCGTCTTCCCCCTGGGCGCGGCACTTCCCGGGAGGTCGCCGTGA
- the lptC gene encoding LPS export ABC transporter periplasmic protein LptC produces MEKPEGGKPPAIVLDEVTLRHYAADGTVRVAQADEVIYDRKGGRLDAHSLSVDTPPTEGMKRGGAHLEAARGSADLKGKGASLEGGLTLRTGVGDFGSTEAATWDGTTETFEGDEPLEVQGPGYRASADGFRFQVPGQRLDLKGNVKIHTEPDTARAAAEVAE; encoded by the coding sequence GTGGAGAAGCCCGAAGGCGGCAAGCCCCCGGCCATCGTCTTGGACGAGGTCACCCTCCGCCACTACGCGGCCGACGGCACCGTGCGGGTGGCCCAGGCGGACGAGGTGATCTACGACCGCAAGGGCGGCCGCCTCGACGCCCATTCGCTCTCCGTGGACACGCCCCCCACCGAAGGGATGAAGCGGGGCGGCGCCCATCTCGAGGCAGCCCGGGGCAGCGCGGATCTCAAGGGCAAGGGCGCGAGCCTCGAGGGCGGGCTCACCCTGCGCACCGGCGTGGGCGACTTCGGCAGCACCGAGGCCGCCACCTGGGACGGGACCACCGAGACCTTCGAGGGCGACGAGCCCCTCGAGGTCCAGGGCCCCGGCTACCGCGCCAGCGCCGACGGCTTCCGCTTCCAGGTGCCGGGCCAGCGGCTCGACCTGAAGGGCAACGTGAAGATCCACACCGAGCCGGACACCGCCCGTGCCGCAGCCGAGGTGGCCGAATGA
- a CDS encoding lysophospholipid acyltransferase family protein: MVAPASAPPAPAAPPLRKRVKRALRYHAVRALLGLVQLLPLAWGLAIGRALGGLAYHLFSRDRGLALAHLAKAFPDKQAHEREAIAHAMFRHLGMLGAEIALIAKIDPGTYVEVTPEAHAALEGALTGNGAIAVTGHIGNWELLFRRFVHTGWRAYAVGKEQPDPRVTAIIEGLRGPGRTIWRGAEGSTRKLLRAFRENALLAMLIDQDTKVQGVFVPFFGELAFTPRAAADLALRTGAPVVAVFIHRKPEGGHRVEARRVPFTPGEDAEADTVALTAAMTAAIEADIRRVPHEWVWMHRRWKTRPPLA; the protein is encoded by the coding sequence GTGGTAGCCCCAGCCTCCGCACCCCCCGCCCCAGCGGCCCCGCCCCTGCGCAAGCGCGTAAAGCGCGCCCTGCGCTACCACGCGGTGCGCGCGCTCCTCGGCCTGGTGCAGCTGCTGCCGCTCGCCTGGGGTCTCGCCATCGGCCGCGCCCTCGGCGGCCTCGCCTACCACCTCTTCTCCCGCGACCGCGGCCTCGCGCTCGCCCACCTCGCCAAAGCCTTCCCCGACAAGCAGGCGCACGAGCGCGAGGCCATCGCCCACGCGATGTTCCGCCACCTCGGCATGCTCGGCGCCGAGATCGCCCTCATCGCCAAGATCGATCCCGGCACCTACGTCGAGGTCACCCCCGAAGCCCACGCCGCCCTGGAAGGCGCCCTCACCGGCAACGGCGCCATCGCCGTCACCGGCCACATCGGCAACTGGGAGCTCCTCTTCCGCCGCTTCGTCCACACCGGCTGGCGTGCCTACGCGGTGGGCAAGGAGCAGCCCGACCCCCGGGTGACCGCGATCATCGAGGGCCTGCGCGGCCCCGGCCGCACCATCTGGCGCGGCGCCGAGGGCTCGACCCGCAAGCTCCTCCGCGCCTTCCGGGAGAACGCGCTCCTGGCGATGCTCATCGACCAGGACACGAAGGTGCAGGGCGTCTTCGTCCCCTTCTTCGGGGAGCTTGCCTTCACCCCCAGAGCCGCCGCCGACCTCGCCCTGCGCACCGGCGCCCCGGTGGTGGCCGTCTTCATCCACCGCAAACCCGAAGGCGGGCATCGGGTCGAGGCCCGCCGGGTTCCCTTCACGCCGGGCGAAGACGCCGAGGCCGACACCGTGGCCCTCACCGCCGCGATGACCGCCGCCATCGAGGCCGACATCCGCCGCGTCCCCCATGAATGGGTCTGGATGCACCGCCGCTGGAAGACCCGCCCGCCCCTCGCCTGA
- a CDS encoding RNA-guided endonuclease InsQ/TnpB family protein yields the protein MTSLRHTTFRFTLLPTATQEQTLWRHAGAARFAFNQALRLVKDALEAKRRGEDVFVPWTGFDQINSINKWKRSAAAGLGEDGKPGLAWRGEVLQQVFEEAAVDLGRALANFSARRTNGSRGAGFPKFKKRSDARQAFRIRNKTSGGRSAVEVGDAGSPRSIRLPKLGLLAVREDTRKLRRMIARGRAKILFATISHETGGRWTVSLNLEAAALHPANRHEVVANPIGIDRGLQTFAVLADGMGREVERIEAPRPLRRALPKLRRLSRDLSRKKKGSRNRHRARLRLSKFHQRIGNVRRAFVHRVSSRLAKTHSHLVVETLSTAGLMQTRMARSLADSSWAKFADALTYKLQWRGGALQRANRFYPSTRRCSACSEVGEAIPLSERTFRCRFCGHEADRDTNAAACLAQYPGVQWPPVAAKQAETKNVCREESAGAWARPTRGTVLVEAERASARRPRRAVLAA from the coding sequence ATGACGTCCCTCCGCCACACGACCTTCCGCTTCACGCTGCTGCCCACCGCTACGCAGGAGCAGACGTTGTGGCGGCACGCAGGCGCGGCGCGCTTCGCCTTCAACCAGGCGCTCCGCCTCGTGAAGGATGCGCTCGAGGCGAAACGGCGCGGAGAAGACGTCTTCGTCCCCTGGACTGGCTTCGATCAGATCAACTCCATCAACAAGTGGAAGCGCTCGGCCGCGGCGGGCCTGGGCGAAGATGGCAAGCCGGGCCTTGCGTGGCGCGGCGAGGTGCTCCAGCAGGTCTTCGAGGAAGCCGCGGTGGATCTGGGGCGTGCCCTCGCGAATTTCTCTGCACGCCGGACCAACGGAAGTCGGGGGGCCGGCTTCCCGAAGTTCAAGAAGCGCTCCGACGCGCGGCAGGCGTTCCGCATCCGGAACAAGACGAGCGGCGGGAGATCCGCCGTCGAGGTCGGCGACGCTGGCTCTCCGCGCAGCATCCGGCTGCCGAAGCTGGGCTTGCTGGCGGTACGTGAGGACACACGGAAGCTGCGCCGCATGATCGCCAGGGGCCGGGCGAAGATCCTCTTCGCCACCATCTCCCACGAGACCGGCGGCCGGTGGACGGTAAGCCTCAACCTCGAGGCGGCAGCGCTGCATCCTGCGAATCGACACGAGGTGGTGGCCAATCCCATCGGTATCGACCGTGGGCTGCAGACATTCGCCGTTCTCGCCGACGGGATGGGACGCGAGGTCGAGCGAATCGAGGCTCCACGGCCGCTACGGCGTGCACTACCGAAGCTCCGCAGGCTGAGCCGCGACTTGAGCCGCAAGAAGAAGGGTTCGCGCAACCGTCACCGTGCACGGCTGCGCCTATCGAAGTTCCACCAGCGGATCGGGAACGTGCGCCGCGCGTTCGTGCACCGCGTATCGAGCCGGCTGGCCAAGACCCACAGCCACCTGGTGGTCGAGACGCTGTCCACGGCGGGGCTGATGCAGACCCGCATGGCCCGCTCCCTCGCCGACAGCTCGTGGGCGAAGTTTGCCGATGCGCTTACGTACAAATTGCAGTGGCGGGGGGGAGCTTTGCAGCGGGCCAACCGCTTCTACCCGAGCACGCGCCGCTGCAGCGCGTGCTCGGAGGTAGGCGAAGCGATTCCACTGTCGGAGCGGACCTTTCGCTGCCGTTTTTGCGGTCACGAGGCCGATCGCGACACCAATGCGGCCGCGTGCCTCGCGCAATACCCGGGGGTGCAGTGGCCTCCCGTCGCCGCCAAGCAGGCGGAGACGAAAAACGTTTGCCGAGAGGAGAGCGCTGGCGCGTGGGCTCGTCCCACGCGTGGAACTGTCCTCGTTGAAGCAGAAAGGGCTTCGGCCCGACGCCCGAGGAGGGCGGTGTTGGCAGCCTGA